A genomic segment from Kyrpidia tusciae DSM 2912 encodes:
- a CDS encoding YdcF family protein: MWAALAAAVFIGFPLGLNMRGVLYPPRPADVLLILGAKIMGREPGAALRARLEAGLDLYRRGYAPRILVSGGQRRPGAPSEADVMADYLRVRGVPPRALIVEDLSSDTVENLLFSSRLMKIHGWRRAVVVTSAYHLPRALWLARLAGLDASGYAPASADVLGTWMYALREIPAFWRSYQKWKWLQGRE; the protein is encoded by the coding sequence GTGTGGGCGGCGTTGGCAGCGGCCGTTTTCATCGGTTTTCCGCTTGGTCTGAACATGCGCGGGGTGCTTTATCCGCCCCGGCCGGCGGACGTATTGCTGATCCTCGGGGCCAAAATAATGGGGAGAGAGCCGGGCGCCGCGCTCAGGGCCAGGTTGGAAGCCGGGTTGGATCTGTACCGCCGCGGTTATGCCCCCCGGATTCTGGTCAGCGGCGGACAGCGGCGGCCGGGAGCTCCCAGCGAGGCCGATGTGATGGCAGACTACCTGCGGGTTCGAGGGGTTCCACCCCGGGCGTTGATTGTCGAGGATCTTTCGTCAGATACGGTGGAGAACCTCCTGTTCTCCAGCCGCCTGATGAAAATTCACGGATGGCGCCGGGCTGTGGTGGTGACCAGCGCCTATCATCTCCCCCGGGCGCTCTGGCTGGCCAGGCTCGCGGGCCTGGACGCATCGGGTTACGCCCCGGCCAGCGCCGACGTCCTCGGCACCTGGATGTATGCCCTCCGGGAGATTCCCGCCTTCTGGCGTTCCTATCAAAAGTGGAAATGGTTGCAGGGCCGGGAATGA
- a CDS encoding YwhD family protein, with amino-acid sequence MEELELTGQTRHKTPDELSGLTAVILDGENVYVDKGALHAKSRVERGISFSDDPARRGQGRRVALVWVSLGRSEQHQPCVHGLGACEMWVNEDDQTGYKRLAEHVNQMDQAVKGRVSVDVLGSEERRRLADFFAENHRDVWEASSASLRDALLR; translated from the coding sequence GTGGAAGAGCTGGAGTTGACCGGACAGACACGACACAAAACGCCGGACGAACTCAGCGGCTTGACGGCCGTGATTCTCGATGGCGAGAACGTTTATGTGGACAAGGGGGCACTGCACGCCAAGAGCCGGGTGGAGCGGGGCATCTCATTCTCCGACGATCCGGCCCGGCGCGGGCAGGGCAGGCGGGTGGCTCTGGTGTGGGTGTCCTTGGGGCGCAGTGAGCAACATCAACCTTGTGTCCACGGGCTGGGCGCCTGTGAGATGTGGGTGAACGAAGACGATCAAACCGGCTATAAGCGGTTGGCGGAACACGTGAACCAGATGGATCAGGCGGTCAAAGGACGAGTGAGCGTGGATGTTCTCGGTTCAGAGGAACGGCGGCGGTTGGCGGACTTTTTTGCCGAGAACCACCGGGATGTATGGGAGGCTTCGTCGGCGTCCCTGCGGGATGCCTTGCTGAGATGA
- a CDS encoding aminotransferase class I/II-fold pyridoxal phosphate-dependent enzyme — protein MDQGSTPLFTALMEHARRRPLQFHIPGHKAGTGADPEFREFLGDAAFSIDLINIAPLDDLHHPEGAIRDAQRLAAAAFGADHTFFSVQGTSGAIMTMIMAVCGPGDKILVPRNVHKSVMSAIILSGAHPIFMPPEIDERIGIAHGVSVSTVKTMLNWHPDARAVLVINPTYYGVVADLRAIVALAHDRDIPVLVDEAHGAHIHFHEDLPISAMDAGADMAATSVHKLGGSLTQSSVLNVRQGRVDPRHVQAVLSMLTTTSTSYLLLASLDTARRQLAVRGRELIARALDLAREARDRINQIEGLYCFGEDGLKGSAAVAYDPLKLTVCVKDLGITGYDAEQILRERFGIEVELSDLYNILCIVSPGDGEEEMRALVEALEALAAEFHHQIGQYPVEVKTPVMPLLAMTPREAFYAETDTVSLQDSVGRIFAEMLMVYPPGIPILVPGEIVTEASLEYIREHMNAGLPVQGTDDPEVRRVKVVRRPVEELLRI, from the coding sequence TTGGACCAAGGGTCGACGCCTTTGTTCACCGCCTTGATGGAGCACGCTAGGCGTCGGCCTCTCCAATTTCATATACCCGGACATAAGGCGGGGACCGGGGCGGACCCGGAGTTTCGGGAGTTCCTCGGGGATGCCGCCTTTTCCATTGATTTGATCAACATTGCCCCCCTGGACGATTTGCACCACCCGGAGGGGGCGATCCGGGACGCCCAGCGGTTGGCCGCGGCCGCCTTTGGCGCCGACCATACATTTTTTTCCGTCCAGGGAACCAGCGGTGCCATCATGACGATGATCATGGCGGTGTGCGGGCCAGGGGACAAGATTCTGGTTCCGCGCAACGTACACAAGTCGGTCATGTCCGCCATCATTTTGTCCGGGGCCCATCCGATTTTTATGCCGCCGGAGATCGACGAACGAATCGGCATCGCCCACGGCGTCAGTGTGTCCACCGTGAAAACGATGCTGAATTGGCATCCCGACGCCCGGGCGGTGCTGGTGATCAATCCGACCTATTACGGAGTTGTCGCCGATCTCCGCGCCATCGTGGCCCTCGCCCACGACCGGGACATACCCGTCTTAGTCGACGAGGCGCACGGCGCTCACATCCATTTTCATGAGGATCTTCCGATATCGGCCATGGACGCCGGGGCGGACATGGCGGCGACTAGCGTTCACAAATTGGGCGGATCGCTGACGCAAAGTTCGGTGCTCAACGTCCGGCAAGGTCGGGTGGATCCCCGGCACGTTCAGGCTGTCCTCAGCATGCTGACCACCACGTCGACATCGTACTTGTTGCTCGCCTCCCTGGATACGGCCAGGCGCCAGTTGGCGGTCCGAGGGCGGGAATTGATCGCCCGGGCTCTGGATCTGGCTCGGGAGGCCCGGGATCGGATCAATCAGATCGAGGGGCTGTATTGTTTTGGGGAAGATGGCCTGAAAGGTTCGGCGGCGGTGGCCTACGATCCGTTGAAGCTCACCGTGTGTGTGAAAGATCTGGGGATCACCGGGTACGACGCGGAGCAGATCCTCCGGGAACGGTTCGGCATCGAGGTGGAGTTGAGCGACCTGTACAACATTCTCTGTATTGTCTCCCCGGGGGACGGAGAGGAGGAAATGAGAGCGCTTGTCGAAGCCCTGGAGGCCTTGGCGGCGGAGTTTCACCACCAGATCGGCCAATATCCCGTGGAAGTGAAAACCCCGGTGATGCCCCTGCTCGCCATGACGCCGAGGGAGGCGTTTTATGCCGAGACCGACACCGTCTCCCTCCAGGATTCGGTGGGACGGATCTTCGCGGAAATGTTGATGGTCTATCCCCCGGGGATTCCAATCCTGGTACCCGGGGAGATCGTCACCGAGGCCAGTCTGGAGTACATTCGCGAGCATATGAATGCCGGTCTGCCGGTGCAGGGCACCGATGATCCCGAGGTGCGCCGGGTGAAAGTTGTTCGCCGTCCGGTGGAAGAACTCCTTCGCATATAA
- a CDS encoding spore germination protein gives MLDFRRWVKRLFTVDDSILDATFSLGERENGMKGPGGGSEGDEKKSAGKPDKPNEARDDDRDDEQKPLSLQKPIPLSEWAKKEGKREVVRGGSEPDAGDDPIPVSLDSLEDMLNKTFTLPQNKDIIVRHLTIGLPEPRRALLVFVDGMVDKVVINNFILEPLMLLASVRPDTDSGTKDMERVLRTLVPGNQVERVSKFRNAVKQLLMGNSVLFIEGLGEGLAVETKGWDTRSVSDPKSEQVIRGPHEAFTENFRTNTGLIRARLRSSRLVTEIIQVGQTTKNDVAVMYLKGVANPKLVEEVKRRVNGLSLDALIDSGLLEQYLEDPPTTLFPKILSTERPDRVVAFLVEGHVALLVSGSPYALVVPLSFWSLLHTPEDAYLRWPFGSFIRVIRFVSLLIAVLLPGLYIGVVNYHPEMIPTDLMMAIAASRETVPFPVIGEVLLMELAIELIREAGIRIPSVIGPTIGIVGALILGQAAVQAGIISPLLVIVVAVTALASFTTPNYNLSFAVRVMRFFFIALAAAFGFYGVTLGLAAVLGNLVSAKSFGVPLMSPVAPHRHSNPDIVLRGQAYEQELRPEYLRTGDSRMQEPINRRWDAWSQAIRPQPAKEGSRVDDTGANRRKDDSGARGQGQDRGNGESGGEGGGKDS, from the coding sequence GTGTTGGATTTCCGGCGGTGGGTGAAGCGGCTGTTCACCGTGGACGATTCGATTCTGGATGCCACCTTTTCCCTGGGAGAACGGGAGAATGGGATGAAGGGGCCGGGTGGGGGTTCCGAGGGCGACGAGAAAAAAAGCGCAGGTAAACCGGACAAACCCAACGAGGCTCGGGACGACGACCGGGACGATGAACAAAAGCCGTTGAGCCTGCAAAAACCGATTCCCTTGTCGGAATGGGCCAAAAAGGAAGGGAAAAGGGAAGTCGTCCGGGGGGGATCTGAGCCGGACGCCGGGGACGACCCGATCCCTGTGTCCCTCGACTCCCTGGAAGACATGCTGAACAAGACCTTTACCCTCCCGCAGAATAAAGACATTATCGTCCGCCATCTCACCATTGGCCTTCCCGAACCCCGGCGTGCCCTCCTCGTCTTTGTCGACGGCATGGTGGACAAAGTCGTCATCAACAATTTTATCCTCGAACCTCTTATGCTCCTGGCTTCGGTCCGGCCGGATACCGATTCCGGGACGAAGGATATGGAGCGGGTTTTGCGCACCCTGGTGCCCGGCAACCAAGTGGAGCGGGTCTCCAAATTCCGCAATGCCGTCAAGCAGTTGCTCATGGGCAACAGCGTCCTGTTTATCGAGGGACTCGGCGAAGGATTGGCGGTGGAAACCAAAGGCTGGGACACCCGCAGTGTCTCCGACCCGAAGTCCGAGCAGGTGATTCGGGGTCCCCACGAAGCGTTCACCGAGAATTTCCGCACGAACACCGGCCTGATCCGAGCGCGGCTGCGCTCTTCCCGACTGGTGACCGAAATCATCCAGGTCGGGCAAACCACCAAGAACGACGTGGCCGTGATGTATTTGAAGGGCGTGGCCAACCCCAAGCTGGTGGAGGAGGTCAAGCGCCGGGTCAACGGGCTGAGTTTAGATGCGTTGATCGACAGTGGGCTTTTAGAGCAGTACTTGGAAGATCCGCCCACCACTTTGTTTCCGAAAATCCTCTCCACCGAACGGCCGGACCGGGTGGTGGCGTTTCTCGTGGAGGGGCACGTGGCGCTGCTGGTGTCCGGGAGTCCCTATGCTCTCGTCGTGCCTCTCAGTTTTTGGTCTTTGCTCCATACGCCAGAGGACGCCTATCTTCGCTGGCCTTTCGGGTCTTTCATCCGGGTGATTCGGTTTGTGTCTCTGCTCATCGCCGTCCTCCTCCCAGGGCTGTACATCGGCGTGGTGAATTACCATCCGGAGATGATTCCTACGGACCTGATGATGGCCATCGCCGCCTCAAGAGAGACGGTCCCCTTTCCGGTCATCGGCGAGGTACTCCTCATGGAGTTGGCCATTGAGCTGATTCGGGAGGCGGGCATTCGGATCCCTTCGGTGATCGGCCCGACCATCGGCATCGTCGGGGCATTGATTCTGGGGCAGGCGGCCGTCCAAGCGGGCATCATCAGCCCCCTGCTGGTCATCGTCGTGGCCGTCACGGCCTTGGCCTCTTTCACCACGCCGAACTACAACCTTTCCTTTGCCGTGCGGGTGATGCGGTTTTTCTTCATCGCCCTGGCGGCGGCCTTCGGTTTTTACGGGGTCACCCTGGGGCTGGCCGCAGTTCTGGGGAATCTGGTCAGTGCCAAATCCTTCGGAGTGCCCCTGATGTCGCCGGTGGCGCCCCACCGGCATTCCAATCCCGACATTGTCCTGCGCGGCCAAGCCTATGAACAGGAGTTGCGCCCCGAGTATCTGCGCACGGGCGATTCGCGAATGCAGGAACCCATCAACCGCCGGTGGGATGCGTGGAGCCAGGCCATTCGCCCGCAGCCTGCCAAGGAGGGATCGCGGGTGGATGATACCGGGGCCAACCGGCGAAAGGACGATTCCGGCGCAAGGGGGCAGGGCCAAGATCGCGGAAATGGCGAATCCGGTGGAGAAGGCGGGGGGAAAGACTCATGA
- a CDS encoding GerAB/ArcD/ProY family transporter, translating into MMHTGYVGSKEARSFLAIVFSASIALTLPQDLALSAGRAGWLSMVIALLVALLACALFSRIAELAPGNSVIAMAGQWWGSAGRWIVGVMLWGYFVLITALVTRAFVEAVIGTILPRTPAHVVMFLFMAVTVYIAYYGIETLSRLSQLVAVVLLVGFLLLLVADLGWMDHRYLYPVLGPGLGTVVAAGVAKSSYFSELVLLGLMFPSIRVVRDSGRIARGAVWIAGVLMILMVLGYTLSFPPPSGADNPFPFYQLARLVYLGRFMQRMEAIFDVLWVLSAVIYIAAGLWAATQSLAQAGDLPVYRPLVFATAALVYGVASLPADYVQTADLTNRYLRTWGWVMLLGLPAVLWVGAVISRRRREG; encoded by the coding sequence ATGATGCACACCGGGTATGTCGGCTCCAAGGAAGCCAGGAGCTTTTTAGCTATTGTTTTTAGTGCGTCGATTGCCTTGACACTCCCTCAGGATCTGGCTTTGTCGGCCGGCCGGGCCGGATGGCTGTCCATGGTGATCGCCCTGCTCGTGGCCCTTTTGGCCTGTGCGCTATTCTCCCGCATCGCCGAGCTCGCCCCGGGGAATTCGGTGATCGCCATGGCCGGACAGTGGTGGGGGAGTGCAGGCCGGTGGATTGTGGGCGTGATGTTGTGGGGATATTTCGTCCTCATCACCGCTTTGGTGACCCGAGCTTTTGTCGAGGCGGTGATCGGCACGATTCTGCCCAGGACCCCGGCCCACGTCGTGATGTTTCTGTTCATGGCCGTCACCGTGTATATCGCTTACTACGGGATCGAGACCCTCAGTCGGCTCTCCCAGCTGGTGGCCGTCGTCCTGTTGGTGGGATTTTTGCTTCTGTTGGTCGCGGATCTGGGCTGGATGGATCATCGTTACTTGTACCCCGTGCTCGGTCCAGGTCTCGGCACGGTGGTGGCCGCGGGTGTGGCAAAGTCCTCGTATTTTTCCGAGCTTGTCCTTTTGGGGCTTATGTTCCCCAGCATTCGGGTCGTTCGGGATAGCGGCCGCATTGCCCGGGGCGCCGTATGGATTGCCGGAGTGTTGATGATCCTCATGGTTTTGGGCTACACCCTGTCCTTCCCTCCGCCGTCCGGGGCGGACAACCCGTTTCCTTTTTATCAATTGGCCCGCTTGGTGTACCTCGGCCGTTTCATGCAACGGATGGAAGCGATCTTCGATGTTCTCTGGGTGCTGTCCGCCGTCATCTATATTGCCGCCGGGCTGTGGGCTGCAACGCAAAGTTTGGCGCAAGCGGGCGATTTGCCGGTTTACCGGCCTCTGGTGTTTGCGACGGCCGCCCTGGTGTACGGAGTGGCTTCTCTGCCCGCTGATTACGTGCAGACCGCCGACCTCACAAATCGTTACCTGCGCACCTGGGGATGGGTCATGTTGCTGGGCCTTCCGGCGGTGCTATGGGTCGGGGCGGTCATCAGCCGGCGCCGAAGGGAGGGGTAG
- a CDS encoding Ger(x)C family spore germination protein, translated as MRRWWLAMMAVAFLFVSGCWDRTELEEEGFVPSFAIDTGPAPGMYVYTFRIAVPREMSGPSGSPGGGGGGGEGGGETEKGSRSVSVVARSLGEAINLVNSTVERRLDFVQCQYVLFGEGVAREGVSPHVLDLLRFRQFRRTMFVAVVRGKAADSFKENKPVLESSVTRYIEGLQRLKTFTGMVPVVQLHRFARAMDTDSEDAFTSVLAINQAVKAQDRSKASQKPGASQGGGKESESSGEKARSEQQLQNPSVNFEAGRMQRVGGNPEEFPGAAVFRGDRLVEILDGQEGRMLLALRGELLHAFLTFRVPQGRFTVEVQQHEGGPAMSYNLAGSRPVWRIAPEFDVDLVSAVGNFDTQSHQGLSQLRQWAEQEFNRQAERLVAKLQRDGSDALGLGLYARRDFLTDAEWQNYRWRERYPQFSIQVQSRFVIRRVGNLLTSKRI; from the coding sequence GTGCGGCGGTGGTGGTTGGCGATGATGGCCGTGGCTTTTCTATTCGTCAGTGGTTGCTGGGATCGCACGGAATTGGAGGAAGAGGGGTTCGTGCCGAGTTTTGCCATCGATACGGGGCCGGCTCCGGGGATGTACGTCTACACCTTTCGCATTGCCGTTCCCCGGGAAATGAGCGGCCCTTCGGGTTCCCCGGGAGGAGGTGGGGGCGGCGGCGAAGGAGGCGGGGAGACGGAAAAAGGCAGCAGATCGGTGAGCGTTGTGGCCAGAAGCCTCGGGGAGGCTATCAATTTGGTGAACAGTACGGTGGAGCGGCGGTTGGATTTTGTTCAGTGCCAATATGTCCTTTTCGGCGAGGGCGTCGCCAGGGAGGGAGTTTCTCCCCACGTCCTCGATCTCCTGCGGTTCCGGCAGTTCCGGCGGACCATGTTCGTGGCAGTGGTTCGGGGCAAAGCGGCGGATTCGTTTAAAGAAAACAAGCCCGTGTTGGAGAGCTCTGTCACCCGGTATATCGAGGGGTTGCAGAGGCTGAAGACCTTTACGGGGATGGTCCCCGTGGTGCAGCTTCATCGCTTTGCCCGGGCGATGGATACCGATTCCGAAGACGCCTTTACGTCGGTCTTGGCGATCAATCAGGCGGTGAAAGCCCAGGACCGGAGTAAGGCGTCCCAGAAGCCCGGGGCGAGTCAAGGCGGCGGAAAGGAATCTGAGAGCTCGGGTGAAAAGGCTCGCAGTGAGCAACAACTGCAGAATCCCTCGGTGAATTTTGAGGCGGGGAGAATGCAGCGGGTAGGGGGAAACCCCGAGGAGTTTCCGGGTGCTGCAGTGTTTCGGGGGGACCGCTTAGTGGAGATTTTGGATGGTCAGGAAGGGAGAATGCTGTTGGCGCTGCGAGGGGAGTTGCTCCACGCCTTCCTGACGTTTCGCGTCCCCCAGGGTCGGTTCACAGTGGAAGTTCAGCAGCACGAAGGGGGACCGGCGATGAGTTACAACTTGGCGGGGAGTCGCCCCGTCTGGCGCATTGCCCCGGAGTTCGACGTCGATCTGGTGAGCGCCGTGGGGAATTTTGACACCCAAAGCCATCAAGGGCTGTCTCAGTTGCGCCAGTGGGCGGAGCAGGAGTTTAATCGCCAGGCGGAACGACTGGTGGCGAAATTGCAGCGGGACGGATCGGACGCTCTCGGCCTGGGGCTTTATGCCCGAAGAGATTTTCTCACCGATGCTGAGTGGCAGAACTACCGGTGGCGGGAACGCTATCCTCAATTCTCGATTCAAGTGCAGAGCCGGTTCGTGATCCGCCGGGTGGGCAATCTGTTGACGTCCAAGAGGATCTGA
- a CDS encoding manganese efflux pump: MQWIALLVLALASNLDNLGIGIGLGLKRVKLPWTSNALIAGMAALATGLAAYGGRTVALFLPRQMANVLGGVIIIAIGVWVVRSGGQTPPDKDSPNDSRNAPETPFEAGGSRNLADPHAVRTSPRPESRRTAASTPSASAEPPAVFAVFRTPVSADADRSGSISWKEALILGIALGINCLAGGFAAGLTDLSAAGAAVLTAIFSYLLTDLGVRIGQYAGQHWFGRYSHFIAGILLVLLGVYECLS; the protein is encoded by the coding sequence GTGCAATGGATCGCACTCCTGGTCCTGGCCCTAGCATCGAATCTCGACAACCTCGGGATCGGCATCGGTTTGGGACTCAAACGGGTGAAACTGCCCTGGACCTCCAACGCCCTGATCGCCGGAATGGCCGCTTTGGCCACCGGCCTCGCCGCGTATGGCGGCCGCACCGTGGCCCTGTTCCTTCCCAGGCAGATGGCCAATGTTCTCGGTGGGGTGATCATCATCGCCATCGGGGTTTGGGTGGTTCGATCCGGAGGACAGACCCCACCGGACAAAGACTCGCCGAACGACTCCCGGAATGCGCCGGAAACCCCTTTTGAGGCCGGAGGGTCCCGAAATCTCGCGGACCCCCATGCCGTTCGGACCTCACCTCGCCCGGAATCCCGGCGAACGGCAGCGTCCACGCCCTCGGCGAGCGCCGAGCCTCCGGCGGTGTTCGCCGTTTTTCGCACTCCGGTCTCCGCGGACGCGGACCGAAGTGGATCGATCTCCTGGAAGGAAGCGCTCATATTGGGAATTGCCCTGGGAATCAACTGTCTGGCGGGAGGCTTTGCAGCCGGCCTGACCGATCTCTCTGCCGCCGGAGCTGCGGTCCTGACCGCTATATTCAGCTACCTGCTCACAGACCTCGGCGTGCGCATTGGCCAGTACGCAGGGCAGCATTGGTTCGGACGATACTCGCATTTTATCGCAGGAATCCTCCTCGTGCTCCTGGGGGTCTATGAGTGTCTCTCTTGA
- a CDS encoding HD domain-containing protein, which yields MEQAKEKVLKDPVHNYIRVRDPFIWRLINTRVFQRLRRIRQLGTSFLTFHGAEHSRFTHSLGAYETMRKVVEHFMRNYGWTPGERTRLLALAAALLHDIGHGPFSHAVEPVTGQRHEGWTVRLLREEAELRAVLDDVDDRFAEDVAGVIAGETDFPLLHQLITGQLDVDRMDYLLRDALYTGVAYGQFELERLIRVMIPGRAEVLVRPSGRLTVEQYMLARYFMYAQVYLHPTTVGSDLLVRKIVERAIMLRREGVLKDVPPLWDSWMSGLEDPGELSIEAFLGMDDAVFLAGLPGWERSGDPILSDLAGRLLHRRLFESVPVAEWTPEVERLVREAFVQAGLDPDSYAGFVHVSIDGSGNREPVWLSDGGGKWVNFFEQSVLLRNLPPIAVKRLYFPGDLVESGGDRAASLRKLLASLSHEG from the coding sequence ATGGAGCAGGCAAAAGAAAAAGTGTTGAAAGATCCGGTCCACAATTACATCCGGGTGAGGGATCCATTCATCTGGCGGCTGATTAACACCCGGGTTTTTCAGCGACTTCGGCGGATTCGACAGTTGGGGACTTCCTTCTTGACGTTCCACGGCGCCGAACACAGCCGGTTCACCCATTCCCTTGGCGCGTACGAGACCATGCGCAAAGTTGTCGAGCATTTTATGCGGAATTACGGGTGGACCCCCGGGGAGCGAACTCGGCTGTTGGCTTTGGCTGCGGCTTTGCTTCACGACATTGGGCACGGGCCTTTTTCCCACGCCGTGGAACCGGTGACAGGCCAGCGGCATGAAGGGTGGACCGTTCGGCTGTTGCGGGAAGAAGCGGAATTGCGGGCAGTGCTCGACGATGTGGATGACCGGTTTGCCGAAGACGTGGCAGGGGTTATTGCGGGGGAAACTGATTTTCCGCTCCTGCACCAGCTGATCACCGGTCAACTCGATGTGGATCGCATGGATTATTTGCTTCGGGATGCGCTTTATACCGGGGTGGCGTACGGGCAGTTTGAGTTGGAGCGATTGATACGCGTCATGATTCCAGGACGGGCTGAGGTCTTGGTTCGGCCGAGCGGACGCCTCACCGTGGAGCAATACATGTTGGCCCGGTATTTTATGTACGCCCAGGTGTATTTGCATCCAACGACGGTGGGGTCAGACCTCCTGGTGCGGAAGATTGTGGAAAGGGCGATAATGCTTCGCCGGGAAGGGGTCTTAAAAGATGTACCCCCTTTGTGGGATTCGTGGATGAGCGGCCTGGAGGATCCCGGGGAATTGTCCATCGAGGCCTTTCTCGGCATGGATGACGCCGTGTTTTTGGCAGGCTTACCCGGATGGGAGCGCTCCGGGGATCCGATACTCTCTGACCTCGCCGGGAGGTTGCTTCATCGGCGATTGTTTGAATCGGTGCCTGTGGCCGAATGGACTCCGGAAGTGGAGCGCTTGGTCCGGGAGGCTTTTGTTCAGGCCGGGCTCGATCCGGACAGTTACGCGGGCTTTGTTCACGTGAGCATCGATGGCTCCGGGAACCGGGAACCCGTGTGGCTCTCGGACGGGGGCGGCAAGTGGGTGAATTTCTTTGAACAGTCTGTGCTCCTTCGGAATCTGCCGCCCATTGCGGTAAAACGTTTGTACTTCCCGGGCGACTTGGTGGAGTCCGGGGGGGATCGGGCGGCGTCCCTCCGCAAACTCCTTGCTTCCTTGTCCCACGAAGGCTGA
- a CDS encoding glycosyltransferase family 2 protein — translation MTNGFFILLQVVAAVVGMYQVALSLFGLRRRHRTKEHPPTKSFAVLIAAHNEEKVIAPLIENLKHLDYPKELYDVFVICDNCTDRTADIAREAGAIAYERFEPEKRGKGFAIEWMLGQLWKRPREYDAVVMFDADNLVSPNFLQVMNNKLCEGAKVVQGYLDVKNPFDSWVSISYGCSYWYTNRMWQLARYNLHLPNALGGTGVCVETALLKEIGWGATSLTEDLEFGVRCVMRGVYPTWAHDARVYDEKPLTLKASMRQRLRWMQGHFDCFHRYFWSLLRESLRKRSLAMFDSALYLFQPMRMLIVLLTTGMLYFQVFSPGFFELTNISTLFPNWFWVSMNIFLFGQLPLAMLLERVPLKALLGLVILPAFTLTWFPVTTAAFFTRKNRVWDHTLHTRAIRLDEIRSR, via the coding sequence ATGACGAACGGCTTTTTTATCCTCCTTCAGGTGGTGGCGGCGGTGGTGGGCATGTACCAGGTCGCCCTGTCGTTGTTTGGACTGCGGCGCCGCCATAGGACGAAGGAGCATCCACCGACGAAATCGTTTGCTGTCCTCATCGCGGCACACAATGAGGAAAAGGTCATTGCTCCGCTCATTGAAAACTTGAAGCATCTGGACTATCCGAAGGAACTGTACGATGTCTTCGTGATTTGTGACAACTGTACAGACCGGACCGCCGACATTGCCCGGGAAGCCGGGGCAATCGCCTACGAGAGGTTCGAGCCGGAAAAACGTGGCAAGGGTTTTGCCATTGAGTGGATGTTGGGACAGTTGTGGAAACGGCCCCGGGAGTACGATGCCGTCGTCATGTTTGACGCGGACAACCTCGTCTCGCCCAATTTCCTACAGGTCATGAATAACAAGCTGTGCGAAGGGGCCAAGGTGGTACAGGGGTATTTGGATGTGAAAAACCCCTTCGATTCCTGGGTGAGTATTTCTTACGGATGTTCCTACTGGTACACGAACCGCATGTGGCAGTTGGCGCGGTACAATCTTCATTTACCCAACGCTTTGGGTGGAACCGGGGTCTGTGTCGAGACCGCGCTATTAAAGGAGATCGGGTGGGGGGCGACGAGCCTGACCGAGGATCTCGAATTCGGAGTGCGCTGTGTGATGCGCGGGGTGTACCCGACCTGGGCGCATGATGCCCGGGTGTATGACGAAAAACCACTGACGCTCAAAGCATCGATGCGCCAGCGGCTACGTTGGATGCAGGGTCATTTTGATTGTTTTCATCGGTATTTCTGGTCATTGTTGCGGGAGAGCCTGCGAAAACGCAGCTTGGCCATGTTTGATTCGGCGCTCTATCTGTTTCAACCCATGCGGATGTTGATCGTGCTCTTGACGACGGGGATGTTGTATTTTCAAGTGTTCTCCCCGGGTTTCTTTGAACTCACGAACATCAGCACCCTCTTTCCGAACTGGTTTTGGGTCAGCATGAACATTTTCTTGTTCGGGCAGCTGCCCCTTGCCATGTTGTTGGAGAGAGTGCCCTTGAAGGCGTTGTTGGGCTTGGTGATTCTTCCCGCATTTACGTTGACCTGGTTTCCGGTGACGACAGCGGCTTTCTTTACTCGCAAGAATCGAGTGTGGGACCATACGCTACATACCCGGGCGATTCGCTTGGACGAGATCCGGAGCCGATGA
- a CDS encoding YunC family protein, giving the protein MIRVEPLTFDEGTAIAVQIALPKTNLLAVATATGYIMCGALDVSLLNTRLRNREIIAGRAVGVRTLEELLAAPLEQVTDAAAAVGWHPGIRGRTAIALLLAREKASGKTV; this is encoded by the coding sequence GTGATCCGTGTGGAGCCTTTGACCTTCGATGAAGGAACCGCCATCGCTGTCCAGATCGCCCTCCCAAAGACGAATCTTCTCGCCGTCGCCACCGCTACGGGATACATCATGTGCGGTGCACTGGACGTATCCCTGCTCAACACCCGCCTCCGAAACCGGGAGATCATCGCCGGACGGGCGGTTGGCGTCAGAACCCTGGAAGAGCTTCTGGCAGCTCCTTTAGAACAAGTAACCGACGCCGCAGCGGCCGTCGGCTGGCATCCCGGGATTCGCGGACGAACCGCCATCGCTCTCCTCTTGGCCCGGGAAAAAGCATCTGGAAAAACCGTCTAG